The Caminibacter pacificus genome includes a region encoding these proteins:
- the flgC gene encoding flagellar basal body rod protein FlgC, translating to MGFLNSFDISGYGLSAQRFRINIISENIANANTTRTPEGGPYRRKEVIFKAVPFEQQLNNEIEQNARFHKYENPLDEEGEDYAVAKPPIETVVVDKVVRDDSKPILKYDPSNPDADANGYVAYPNINPVVEMADLIEATRAYQANVAAFQSAKSMAQNAIDILQA from the coding sequence ATGGGATTTTTAAATAGTTTCGATATTTCTGGATACGGACTTTCGGCTCAAAGGTTCAGAATCAACATTATTTCCGAAAATATTGCAAATGCCAATACGACAAGAACGCCGGAGGGTGGACCGTATAGAAGAAAAGAGGTTATTTTTAAAGCCGTGCCTTTTGAGCAACAATTGAATAACGAAATAGAACAAAACGCAAGATTTCACAAATACGAAAATCCTCTTGATGAAGAGGGTGAAGATTACGCAGTGGCAAAACCGCCTATTGAGACGGTAGTGGTGGATAAAGTCGTTAGAGATGATAGCAAACCGATTTTGAAATACGATCCGAGCAATCCTGATGCGGATGCAAACGGATATGTAGCGTATCCGAATATTAATCCGGTGGTGGAAATGGCCGATTTAATAGAAGCGACACGTGCATATCAAGCAAACGTAGCGGCATTTCAGAGTGCAAAATCGATGGCGCAAAACGCAATAGACATACTTCAGGCATAA
- the tagD gene encoding glycerol-3-phosphate cytidylyltransferase, which produces MKTVITYGTFDLFHIGHLKLIERLRNIGDRLIVAVSTDEFNEIKGKKTIIPYEERAEIVANIKGVDLVIPEVSWEQKIEDIKKYNVDIFAIGDDWKGKFDFLKDYCEVIYLPRTHGISTTQIKQKLCRE; this is translated from the coding sequence ATGAAAACGGTGATTACATATGGAACTTTTGATTTATTTCACATAGGGCATTTGAAATTAATTGAAAGGTTAAGGAATATAGGAGATAGATTAATTGTTGCTGTTTCAACTGATGAATTTAATGAGATAAAAGGTAAAAAAACAATTATTCCATATGAAGAACGTGCTGAAATAGTTGCAAATATTAAAGGAGTTGATTTAGTTATTCCTGAGGTTTCATGGGAGCAAAAAATAGAAGATATAAAAAAATATAATGTTGATATTTTTGCTATTGGAGATGATTGGAAAGGTAAATTTGATTTTTTAAAAGATTATTGTGAAGTTATATATCTTCCTAGAACTCATGGAATTTCAACAACTCAAATAAAACAAAAACTTTGTAGGGAATAA
- a CDS encoding CDP-glycerol glycerophosphotransferase family protein: MGLLHKKIFSFFNFLKKDENKFLFVVKKRTYLSGNLLAFLIFMLDKNKELIVFKHGKCAMQVKNFLIKQGVKVYENSFNLKDVATSKYVFVSHSPYDAYITDNKDRYIINLWHGVPFKKIGLLIPGITAKKREKIIKENALIDMVISSSDKDKEVMAEVFGIDEEKVKVTGLPRYEFLFKSYEITKDMEKRLKKIKQNKKLVLYAPTLREKINDPLEQIYEEEWRKIDSFAKANEIVFAVRSHYYEQHSFNEIVKKFDNIVLLNHKDFFETNTILKYTDLLISDFSSIWIDYLLLNRPIVGFAKDFEHFMKNERGFLYDFDSTFPGSFAKNVNEMLTYIKNDIGKKIEYPQKRLFHKYDKNFSNYVYNEVKKLKGK; encoded by the coding sequence ATGGGATTATTACATAAAAAAATTTTTTCTTTTTTTAATTTTTTAAAAAAAGATGAGAATAAATTTTTATTTGTCGTAAAAAAAAGAACTTATCTTAGTGGAAACTTACTTGCATTTTTAATTTTTATGTTGGATAAGAATAAAGAATTAATTGTTTTTAAACATGGAAAATGTGCCATGCAAGTAAAAAATTTTTTAATAAAACAAGGGGTGAAAGTTTATGAAAATTCTTTTAATTTAAAAGATGTGGCTACATCAAAGTACGTATTTGTTTCACATTCCCCATATGATGCGTATATTACAGATAATAAAGATCGATATATCATAAATCTTTGGCATGGTGTACCTTTTAAAAAAATAGGATTATTAATTCCGGGAATAACAGCTAAAAAAAGGGAGAAAATCATTAAAGAAAATGCATTAATAGATATGGTTATATCATCATCAGATAAAGATAAGGAAGTTATGGCTGAAGTTTTTGGAATTGATGAAGAAAAAGTAAAAGTTACTGGGCTTCCAAGGTATGAATTTTTATTTAAAAGTTATGAGATTACAAAAGATATGGAAAAAAGATTAAAAAAGATTAAACAAAACAAAAAACTTGTTCTTTATGCCCCAACATTAAGGGAGAAAATAAATGATCCTCTTGAGCAGATTTATGAAGAGGAGTGGAGAAAAATTGATTCTTTTGCCAAAGCAAATGAGATCGTATTTGCTGTTAGGAGTCATTATTACGAACAGCATTCTTTTAATGAAATCGTAAAAAAATTTGATAATATTGTTTTATTAAACCATAAAGATTTTTTTGAAACTAATACGATTTTAAAATATACTGACTTACTTATAAGCGATTTTTCTAGTATTTGGATAGATTATTTACTTTTAAATAGACCAATTGTAGGTTTTGCGAAAGATTTTGAACATTTTATGAAGAATGAAAGAGGCTTTTTATATGATTTTGATTCTACATTCCCGGGTAGCTTTGCAAAAAACGTAAATGAAATGCTTACATACATAAAAAATGATATTGGTAAAAAGATTGAATATCCACAAAAAAGACTTTTTCATAAGTATGATAAAAATTTTTCTAATTATGTATATAATGAAGTAAAAAAATTAAAAGGTAAATAA
- the flgB gene encoding flagellar basal body rod protein FlgB, producing MAFEISKSFDILEKSLYYRKIRQDMIASNIANADTPYYRPKDIRFEEALEKEVNQKFGIKDKTLQLAVTNPRHLEPKSLSDSAKPIVFFRDGHLARNDGNSVDIDVEMSEMAKNNMAYNASIAALRKDIELFKAVIDSTRNL from the coding sequence ATGGCATTTGAAATCAGCAAAAGTTTTGATATTTTAGAAAAATCTCTTTACTATCGAAAAATCAGACAAGATATGATAGCAAGCAATATAGCAAACGCTGATACGCCTTATTATCGTCCAAAAGACATCAGATTTGAAGAGGCGCTCGAAAAAGAAGTTAATCAAAAATTCGGAATTAAAGATAAAACGTTACAATTAGCCGTAACGAATCCTCGCCATTTGGAACCAAAAAGTTTAAGCGACTCCGCAAAACCGATAGTTTTCTTTAGAGACGGGCATTTAGCAAGAAACGACGGAAATAGTGTTGATATCGACGTAGAAATGAGCGAAATGGCTAAAAACAATATGGCCTATAACGCTTCGATTGCCGCTCTTAGAAAAGATATAGAGCTTTTCAAAGCGGTTATCGATTCTACAAGAAACCTATAA
- a CDS encoding FtsW/RodA/SpoVE family cell cycle protein, translating into MQKVDHKIFIIVAVLMLAGAVFSFTLPVFLEMRRHLSEYHFLGRYILFGSVGFLIMILLANLNPDKWFNKIGWIIFVISGILVLVLPFLPESIAPIINGAKRWIKIGPFKFSPVEFFKIGVIFFLSWSFTRKIQKTRNLKEDIKQFLPHLIFLGLFWILIVFMLSDLGQVFVMISLFILMLLAAGGKLKTFGVMVLAAVSIIVPAILFAPYRFKRIKDWLYTASSNFLPQPIVDGSSANYGQVIQSMNAIHHGGIFGTGLGNGIFKLGFLSDVHTDFVLAGIAEETGIIGIGLITFLIGYLIYRIFKIAFRSEKKEYQLFALGVGSLIAIQFIINGLGVTSLIPIKGLTVPFLSYGGSSLMALCTAIGMVLMISKRAKYIKE; encoded by the coding sequence TTGCAAAAAGTAGACCATAAAATTTTTATAATCGTAGCCGTTTTAATGCTTGCAGGTGCGGTGTTTTCCTTTACGCTGCCGGTGTTTTTGGAAATGAGAAGACATCTAAGCGAATACCATTTTTTAGGAAGATACATTTTATTCGGAAGTGTCGGATTTTTAATAATGATTCTCCTTGCAAACCTAAACCCTGATAAGTGGTTTAACAAAATAGGATGGATAATATTCGTCATATCGGGAATTTTGGTTTTAGTACTTCCTTTTTTACCAGAAAGTATAGCTCCTATCATTAACGGAGCGAAAAGATGGATAAAAATAGGACCTTTTAAATTTTCTCCGGTTGAATTTTTTAAAATCGGGGTTATTTTCTTTTTATCATGGTCTTTCACCAGAAAAATCCAAAAAACAAGAAACCTAAAAGAAGATATCAAGCAGTTTTTGCCTCATTTGATTTTCTTAGGCCTTTTTTGGATTTTGATAGTTTTTATGCTTTCGGATTTAGGGCAAGTTTTCGTAATGATAAGTCTTTTTATTTTAATGCTTTTGGCTGCGGGAGGTAAGCTTAAAACATTCGGGGTTATGGTGCTTGCCGCAGTTTCTATAATTGTCCCGGCAATTCTTTTTGCGCCGTATAGATTCAAACGTATAAAAGACTGGCTATATACGGCAAGTTCGAACTTTTTGCCTCAGCCTATAGTTGACGGCTCAAGCGCAAACTACGGACAGGTGATTCAATCGATGAACGCGATTCATCACGGCGGTATATTCGGCACTGGCCTTGGTAACGGAATATTCAAGTTAGGATTTTTAAGCGACGTGCATACGGATTTCGTACTTGCCGGAATTGCCGAAGAAACGGGAATTATCGGTATAGGACTTATTACGTTTTTAATCGGGTATCTGATTTATAGAATTTTCAAAATCGCTTTTAGAAGCGAAAAAAAAGAGTATCAACTTTTTGCTCTTGGAGTCGGCAGTTTGATAGCTATTCAATTTATTATAAACGGCCTTGGGGTTACCTCTTTGATTCCTATCAAAGGTTTGACCGTGCCGTTTTTAAGCTACGGAGGTAGTTCTCTTATGGCGCTTTGTACCGCAATAGGTATGGTTTTGATGATAAGCAAAAGAGCGAAATATATAAAGGAGTAG
- a CDS encoding lysophospholipid acyltransferase family protein, which yields MYYLFRIFYALASLKILSKIWWLIYYLDFFRKKTVLKNLNIAFPHKSKPEKIKIAKNTYKNFLTFFEDTIEFKKHPEKLNEIEIIGEEYIITALKSNKPVILVTAHFGNWEISPKVIVKRYKKPMAVVMREIEDPKINNFFKKIRGNENIKLINKKRSSREIVKSLLHEKRILGVLIDQRSNASTALKVKFFIPNTPFNPAVSKLSKSLKAIVVPGFSYKKEGKYVIEFKPSRIFTKNDSIQDFTQWQADIIEEMIKKYPDQYYWFHNRWKNINKG from the coding sequence ATGTATTATCTATTTAGAATATTTTATGCATTAGCTTCCTTAAAAATTTTAAGCAAAATATGGTGGTTAATATATTACCTTGATTTTTTCAGAAAAAAAACAGTTTTAAAAAATCTTAATATTGCATTTCCTCATAAATCAAAACCTGAAAAAATAAAAATTGCAAAAAATACCTATAAGAATTTTTTAACTTTTTTTGAAGACACAATTGAGTTTAAAAAACATCCTGAAAAACTGAATGAAATAGAAATAATTGGAGAAGAATATATTATAACAGCTCTTAAATCTAATAAACCTGTTATTTTAGTAACTGCTCATTTTGGAAATTGGGAAATTAGCCCCAAAGTTATTGTAAAAAGATATAAAAAACCAATGGCTGTCGTTATGAGAGAAATAGAAGACCCTAAAATTAATAATTTCTTTAAAAAAATTAGAGGCAATGAAAATATAAAGCTTATAAATAAAAAAAGAAGCTCACGTGAAATAGTAAAATCACTTCTTCACGAAAAAAGAATTTTAGGAGTACTTATAGATCAACGTTCAAATGCTTCAACAGCACTTAAAGTTAAATTTTTTATTCCAAATACCCCTTTTAATCCAGCTGTTAGTAAACTTTCAAAAAGTTTAAAAGCAATCGTAGTCCCTGGTTTTAGTTATAAAAAAGAAGGTAAATACGTAATAGAATTCAAACCTTCAAGAATATTTACAAAAAATGACTCAATTCAAGACTTCACTCAATGGCAAGCTGATATAATTGAAGAAATGATCAAAAAATATCCTGATCAATATTATTGGTTTCACAATAGATGGAAAAATATTAATAAAGGTTAA
- the fliE gene encoding flagellar hook-basal body complex protein FliE: MAFINKVDNLNNLQNISKTNKKGDSLDFEKMLKNEIDSTNKLLEESEKAQADIATGQVEDLARASITIQKAEMKMKMMLEVRNKAINAYKELMKTQI, encoded by the coding sequence ATGGCTTTTATTAATAAAGTTGATAATTTAAATAACTTACAAAATATTTCTAAGACGAATAAAAAAGGCGACTCTTTAGATTTTGAAAAAATGCTAAAAAACGAGATAGATTCTACTAATAAATTACTTGAAGAGTCGGAAAAAGCACAAGCCGATATCGCAACAGGTCAAGTCGAAGATTTGGCAAGAGCGAGTATTACTATCCAAAAAGCCGAAATGAAAATGAAAATGATGCTTGAAGTAAGGAATAAAGCGATTAACGCCTATAAAGAGCTTATGAAAACTCAAATTTAA
- the ispD gene encoding 2-C-methyl-D-erythritol 4-phosphate cytidylyltransferase, which produces MPKNIAVILAGGVGSRFGGNIPKQFTKLAGKTIIEHTIDVFEKNDNIDEICIVIHPEWKHKIEEIVLNNNFKKVSKILNGGKERKDSSLAAIKAYENERDINLLFHDAVRPFLDQNIIDECIENLNIYNAIDVAIPATDTIIEVENNYIKKIPPRSAMMQGQTPQAFKLKTIKKAYELAQQDNNFKPTDDCGIVKKYLPEEPIYVVKGHVKNIKITHPQDIYIADKLFQLKTIKIKHKFSDEEYIKNLQNKVMVIFGGSYGIGKEIKEIAKKYGTKIYSFSRTETNTDVSKLEDVIYALSSTYEKTKRIDYIINTASILIKKPLTQTSYEEIQKITSINYLGAVYIAKESYKFLEKTQGHLINFTSSSYTRGRAFYSLYSSTKSAIVNLTQALAEEWQNKNIKVNCINPERTLTPMRVKNFGQEDPNTLLNPIDVAYTTINTLLFNFTGQIIDIKVQDNV; this is translated from the coding sequence ATGCCTAAGAATATTGCAGTTATTTTAGCCGGTGGTGTTGGAAGTAGATTTGGTGGTAATATACCTAAACAATTTACAAAGCTTGCAGGAAAAACTATAATAGAGCATACCATAGATGTATTTGAAAAAAATGATAATATTGACGAAATATGTATTGTAATTCATCCAGAATGGAAACATAAAATAGAAGAAATCGTTTTAAACAATAATTTTAAAAAAGTTTCAAAAATTTTAAATGGCGGTAAAGAAAGAAAAGATTCCTCATTAGCAGCTATTAAAGCTTATGAAAACGAGAGAGATATAAATTTGCTATTTCATGATGCAGTAAGACCATTTTTAGACCAAAATATAATTGATGAATGTATTGAAAATCTTAATATTTACAATGCTATAGACGTAGCAATTCCAGCTACAGACACTATAATAGAAGTTGAAAACAATTATATAAAAAAAATTCCTCCTCGCTCAGCTATGATGCAAGGCCAAACACCCCAAGCTTTTAAACTTAAAACAATCAAAAAAGCTTATGAATTAGCACAGCAAGACAACAATTTTAAACCTACTGATGATTGTGGTATAGTAAAAAAATATTTGCCAGAAGAACCTATTTATGTTGTAAAAGGTCATGTTAAAAATATAAAAATCACCCATCCGCAAGATATTTATATAGCAGATAAATTATTTCAACTTAAAACGATAAAAATAAAACATAAGTTTTCTGATGAAGAATATATTAAAAACTTGCAAAATAAAGTAATGGTAATTTTTGGAGGTTCATATGGAATTGGAAAAGAAATAAAAGAAATTGCTAAAAAATATGGAACAAAAATTTATTCTTTCTCTAGAACAGAAACTAATACAGATGTATCGAAATTAGAAGATGTTATATATGCTTTAAGTTCAACATATGAAAAGACTAAAAGAATTGATTATATAATTAATACAGCGTCGATTTTAATCAAAAAACCTTTAACTCAAACATCATATGAAGAAATCCAAAAAATAACTTCAATAAACTACTTAGGAGCAGTTTATATAGCAAAAGAATCATATAAATTTTTAGAAAAAACTCAAGGACACTTAATAAACTTTACATCCAGCTCATATACAAGAGGAAGAGCTTTTTATTCTTTGTATAGTTCTACTAAATCTGCGATAGTTAACTTAACTCAAGCTTTAGCTGAAGAATGGCAAAACAAAAATATTAAAGTTAATTGTATAAATCCTGAAAGAACATTAACTCCAATGAGAGTTAAAAATTTTGGACAAGAAGATCCTAATACCCTACTTAACCCAATTGATGTAGCATACACTACTATTAATACTTTACTTTTTAACTTCACAGGACAAATAATTGATATTAAAGTTCAGGATAATGTTTAG
- the murG gene encoding undecaprenyldiphospho-muramoylpentapeptide beta-N-acetylglucosaminyltransferase: MNILITGGGTGGHLKIAKVIKEELNKKGIKPIYVGSTKGADKEWFAQDEGFSEKYFLDSSGVVNKKGLGKINSLSNIIKLSFEAKKIIKKHNVKAVFSVGGYSAAPASFGAIFSNTPLFIHEQNAHIGSLNKILKPFSKKFFNTFLYNDPYPVEDKFFERARIRKELKTIIFLGGSQGAVAINDFAIRIAPLLKQKNIKIIHQSGKRDFERVKNFYEKNSIEADVFDFDKNLIEKIEKADFAISRAGASTLFELAANQIPTLFVPYPYAAGDHQYHNAKFLADKNAALVIRQNELKIEILDKILNLNLEEMSKNLKNVNKKEGAKYIADRILI, translated from the coding sequence GTGAATATTTTAATCACCGGAGGCGGCACGGGAGGACATCTGAAAATCGCAAAAGTAATAAAAGAAGAACTCAACAAAAAAGGGATAAAACCGATTTATGTCGGCTCGACAAAAGGTGCGGACAAAGAGTGGTTCGCTCAAGACGAGGGCTTTAGTGAAAAATATTTTTTAGATTCAAGCGGTGTAGTTAATAAAAAAGGACTCGGAAAAATAAACTCCCTATCAAACATAATAAAACTATCTTTCGAAGCTAAAAAAATAATAAAAAAACACAACGTAAAAGCGGTATTTAGCGTAGGCGGATATAGCGCGGCACCTGCGAGTTTTGGAGCTATTTTTTCAAACACACCGCTTTTTATCCACGAACAAAACGCCCACATAGGCTCGCTTAATAAAATCTTAAAACCTTTTTCAAAAAAGTTTTTCAATACTTTCCTCTACAATGACCCGTACCCTGTTGAAGATAAGTTTTTTGAAAGAGCAAGAATCAGAAAAGAGCTAAAAACCATAATTTTTTTAGGAGGAAGCCAAGGAGCCGTAGCAATCAACGATTTTGCCATACGAATAGCTCCCCTATTAAAGCAAAAAAATATAAAAATCATCCACCAAAGCGGAAAAAGAGACTTTGAGAGAGTAAAAAATTTCTATGAAAAAAACTCAATTGAAGCAGATGTTTTTGATTTTGATAAAAACCTCATCGAAAAAATAGAAAAAGCCGATTTTGCAATAAGCCGTGCGGGCGCTTCGACTCTTTTCGAGCTTGCGGCAAACCAAATCCCCACTCTTTTCGTACCTTATCCATACGCCGCAGGAGACCACCAATACCACAACGCAAAATTTCTTGCGGATAAAAACGCCGCTTTGGTAATCAGACAAAACGAACTAAAAATTGAGATTTTAGATAAAATTTTGAACTTAAACCTTGAAGAGATGTCAAAAAATCTAAAAAACGTCAATAAAAAAGAGGGAGCGAAATATATCGCGGATAGGATTTTGATATAA
- a CDS encoding peptidoglycan D,D-transpeptidase FtsI family protein, with protein sequence MNNRIPAIFLFFIFFISVVFAAFVFLAIAKPKGYFTPKIKITQSAVRGDIKTKDYTVAKSEKLYGVYVYPKYLDSDKKQLFYTLFSIYTDIPVRELKRAVIIGKQNGLSRIRIATVDLKTKQNLIYLRKVLDKKRVFLTDKRTGIRLGYEIESLDFKRVYPYKDTLQPFLGRYRKDERRGDNGLELYYNDVLSAKQDGYKIGYRDVYGNIIYDKSAKIKRPINGKDIKLNINLALQRKIEKLLSFQKQKLQAKEVLAAVMDSKSGKILAIASSNRYDPAHITPRDIPNMKISAVREVFEPGSVMKPITFAILLENNKVNPYEVLNAHNGRWKPEWRKTPIRDDEPFKWLSAEDAIVHSSNIVLSELSLRLTPDEFFNGLKKFGFASRTGIDLPYEVKGRIRSRRLLNYPIYKSTTAYGYGILVTFVQLLKAYNAFNNYGIEVTPRLANMPSESKRVMSAKNAEIMLKILRKVVLKGTGKAAIVDGIFTAGKTGTAHVSMGKKGYQQIYNSSFIGFANDKNHRYTIAVTFFDIKAKWPNYFASQSAVPTFRKIIDIMINENLLKETNATK encoded by the coding sequence ATGAATAACAGAATTCCTGCAATATTTCTATTTTTTATCTTTTTTATCTCCGTTGTTTTCGCCGCTTTTGTGTTTTTGGCGATAGCAAAACCAAAGGGATATTTCACTCCTAAAATCAAAATCACCCAAAGTGCGGTTAGGGGAGATATCAAAACAAAAGATTATACCGTTGCAAAAAGTGAAAAATTATACGGAGTTTATGTTTATCCGAAATATTTGGACTCTGATAAAAAACAGCTTTTTTATACTCTTTTTTCAATTTACACGGATATTCCGGTAAGAGAGCTTAAAAGAGCTGTTATTATCGGAAAACAAAACGGCCTTAGCCGTATTAGAATAGCTACGGTGGATTTAAAAACCAAACAAAACCTGATATATCTTAGAAAAGTACTTGATAAAAAAAGAGTGTTTTTAACGGATAAACGTACAGGAATAAGACTTGGATACGAAATAGAGAGTCTTGATTTTAAAAGAGTTTATCCTTACAAAGATACTCTTCAACCGTTTTTGGGTAGATATAGAAAAGACGAAAGAAGAGGGGATAACGGGCTTGAGCTCTATTACAACGACGTCTTAAGCGCAAAACAAGACGGGTACAAAATCGGATATAGAGACGTATACGGAAATATCATTTATGACAAAAGCGCTAAAATAAAAAGACCTATCAACGGAAAAGATATCAAACTTAATATAAATTTGGCTTTACAAAGAAAAATAGAAAAACTTTTGAGTTTTCAAAAACAAAAGCTTCAAGCAAAAGAAGTCCTTGCGGCGGTAATGGATTCTAAAAGCGGGAAAATTTTAGCCATTGCAAGCTCAAACAGATACGACCCGGCTCACATTACTCCGAGAGATATTCCGAATATGAAAATAAGTGCGGTAAGAGAAGTTTTTGAGCCCGGGTCCGTTATGAAGCCGATTACTTTTGCCATTCTTTTGGAAAATAACAAAGTAAATCCGTATGAAGTTTTAAACGCTCATAACGGACGCTGGAAACCGGAGTGGAGAAAAACTCCGATTAGAGATGACGAGCCTTTTAAGTGGTTAAGTGCAGAGGATGCGATAGTCCATTCGAGTAATATCGTTTTATCCGAACTTTCTTTAAGGTTAACTCCCGATGAGTTTTTTAACGGACTTAAAAAATTCGGTTTTGCAAGCAGAACCGGTATCGATTTGCCTTATGAAGTAAAAGGAAGAATTAGGAGCAGAAGACTTTTAAACTATCCTATTTACAAATCAACTACGGCTTACGGATACGGAATTCTTGTGACGTTCGTGCAGCTTTTAAAAGCATACAACGCTTTTAATAACTACGGAATCGAAGTAACCCCTAGACTTGCAAATATGCCTAGTGAATCAAAAAGGGTTATGAGTGCTAAAAATGCCGAAATAATGCTTAAAATCTTAAGAAAAGTGGTTTTAAAAGGTACGGGTAAAGCCGCTATCGTAGATGGAATATTTACGGCCGGAAAAACGGGTACCGCTCATGTTTCTATGGGTAAAAAAGGATATCAGCAAATTTATAACTCTTCTTTTATCGGATTTGCAAACGACAAAAACCACCGTTATACCATAGCCGTTACGTTTTTCGATATCAAAGCCAAATGGCCTAATTATTTCGCTTCTCAAAGTGCCGTGCCTACTTTTAGAAAAATAATTGATATAATGATAAACGAAAATTTACTGAAGGAGACGAATGCAACAAAATAA
- a CDS encoding glycosyltransferase family 2 protein: MIDYFFHKIKTPVKICFVMVVKDEEEKIRESIIFHHNLGVDNFVIVDNGSTDNTIDIIKELQKDISIELLHQPGILQQAKFMTKAIKLAKRKYNPDWVINSDVDEFWVPIDKNKSLKDILNFKGGVLFVRRNNMVMYHGLKNWKEAKYRVANPICREENFKNNFLLGKIGRKVIVNPHGYFKTNTGNHSAEHIAFWKKKELKDLLIYHYPMRGWKYFENNVKNRINVLKNGGKSGAQYKKYMKAYEAGKLKELYESMFLSLSEVECLKKMNILKEDTTIIDFFKKFNLY, translated from the coding sequence ATGATTGATTATTTTTTTCATAAAATAAAAACTCCTGTAAAAATTTGTTTTGTGATGGTTGTTAAAGATGAAGAAGAAAAAATAAGGGAGAGTATAATTTTTCATCATAATTTAGGCGTGGATAATTTTGTAATAGTAGATAATGGTTCAACCGATAATACTATTGATATAATAAAAGAATTGCAAAAAGATATTTCAATTGAATTATTGCATCAACCAGGTATATTGCAACAAGCAAAATTTATGACAAAAGCTATAAAGCTTGCAAAAAGAAAATATAACCCAGATTGGGTTATTAATAGTGATGTTGATGAATTTTGGGTGCCTATTGATAAAAATAAGAGTTTAAAAGATATATTGAATTTTAAAGGGGGAGTGCTTTTTGTAAGAAGAAATAATATGGTGATGTATCATGGGCTTAAGAATTGGAAAGAAGCTAAATATAGAGTGGCTAATCCTATTTGCAGAGAAGAAAATTTTAAAAATAATTTTTTATTAGGAAAAATTGGAAGAAAGGTTATTGTGAATCCTCATGGATATTTTAAGACTAATACAGGGAATCATAGTGCGGAACATATAGCATTTTGGAAAAAAAAGGAATTAAAAGATTTATTAATTTATCATTATCCGATGAGAGGATGGAAATATTTTGAAAATAATGTAAAAAATAGAATAAATGTATTAAAAAATGGGGGTAAATCTGGTGCCCAATATAAAAAATATATGAAAGCATATGAGGCTGGAAAGTTAAAAGAACTTTATGAATCAATGTTTTTAAGCTTGAGTGAAGTGGAATGTCTAAAAAAAATGAATATCCTAAAAGAAGATACTACGATAATTGATTTTTTTAAAAAATTTAACCTTTATTAA